In Candidatus Nealsonbacteria bacterium, the genomic stretch GGTCTTCTTCAATCTTTTTCAATGGATCAATACTTACCATATTAGCTCTATAAAAAATTGCAACTTTATTCACAAGGCTTTTATCAGACCTGATAAAGAATTGATTGGCTCTTCCAATACATCGCAATTTATCAATTTCACAACCAGCTTCTTCCTGTGACTCACGAATCACAGCTACAACTGGACTTTCTCCTAAATCTATACCCCCTCCTGGTAAATGATATTTATCATCCACTTTAAGGACTAATAGTTTGTTTTCTTCATTGAAAACCACCACAGAAGCGCAGGGTCTATCTTTGCATTCCCCTTCTACTTTTGTTCCAAATTGTGGAATAGGGTTTCTCATTTTAGATATTAAGCCACCTTTGATTGAAAAGGGACCGTTCAAATAATTGT encodes the following:
- a CDS encoding NUDIX domain-containing protein, with the protein product NYLNGPFSIKGGLISKMRNPIPQFGTKVEGECKDRPCASVVVFNEENKLLVLKVDDKYHLPGGGIDLGESPVVAVIRESQEEAGCEIDKLRCIGRANQFFIRSDKSLVNKVAIFYRANMVSIDPLKKIEEDHEVCWLSIDEFIQSSSTEFHKWAVKRI